In the genome of Phycisphaerales bacterium, the window GTCCGCCACGTGCCCAATGCGTCGACGGCGGACCTTTCTTGTGATCACAAGGACGCCGAATGGTGTCATGACTGTAGATCCAGATGCGGCCGAGGCTCCAGCGATGGCGTGACGACCCCTATACTAGCAAACGGTCGCTGGTTCGCGGGATGGTCCGCTTCTGCGCGACGCGTATCCAAGGAGTTTTCTGCAATGATTCTCGCACTGGCAGTTTCAGTCGCCCTCTCCGCCACGCCCCTCACGCCTGAGCGGCTCTATTACCAGATCGACCGGGCCATGCCCATTGCCGTCGAGGCCGGCGAGAGCCGCGAACTGGCGCTGCTCAAGCCCGACAACACGCTCATCACGCGCGTCAACGTGCCCAATGACGCCACGGCGGTCGATCTCAACATTCTCATTCCCGATCTCTACTCAAATACCGAGGTTTGTTACCTGCAGCTGCTCGAGCGCGGCGAGCCGACCGGCGCAGCGCTGCTGCTCGAGCCGCTCGTCGAGCGGCCCAAACCCGTGCTGCGCTACGGCGAGCGCGGCCCCGTCGTGGACAACTGGATGCGGCCAAGCCCCGATCAACTCTCCATGGCGGGCTTTCGAGTCTCCGTCGAGCGCGATGTCGTGCTCCACACGACCATGGGCAACATCCGGATGGTGATGCGGCCCGACATGGCGCCCAACTCGGCGTGGAACTTCACCAGCCTCGTCGACGGCGGCTTTTACACGCACATACCCTTCCACCGCATCATCGGCAACACGCCCAGCGGCAAGGGCTTTGTCATCCAGGCCGGCGATCCGACCGGCACCGGCACCGGCGGCCCGGGCTACAGCATCGATCTCGAACCCAGCACGCTGCCTCATGATCTCGGCGTCATCAGCATGGCGCGCGAAGGCGGCAACGTCGATACCGGCGGCAGCCAGTTCTTCATCTGCCTCTCGCGCGAGATGACCGCCAGGCTCGACGGGCAGTACACCTCATTCGGCCAGACGATCGAAGGGCTGGACGTAGTGGGCAAACTCGGCGCTGTGCCGACGGGCGCCGAAGACCGGCCGCTCACGATGCCTTACATCGAGACAGCCGAACTCGTGCCGGCGTCCCCGCGGTCGCCCGGCGTCAAGCCGAGTTGGATGGCCCAGAAGGCGGAGTCTAAGCCCGAGCCGCCGCCGGCGAATCCGCAGCGGTGAACGTAACGGCTCGCCCTGCATCTAGTTCACCTTCCTCTGTCCCTAGCTTGTTTGCGCCAAGGTGTCAAAGCAGTCATGGCATAGCCACTACCTCTCCAACAGACTGAGGGCCCCGTTGCGGCCGCTTGAGTGCCGGCAGGTGACTTTCTGGAACTACTTGATTGTCGCATGCGAAAGCGCATGTGCCTTCAAGTGAAGTTCCGAGGCCGCGAGCCCGGTTGCACGAAGGGCACAGCGAAGAAGGAGAGTGTCATGAGTTCCGTTCGGACTGTTGGTCTCGCTGCTTTCGCAGTCGTCGCGTTGTTGGTTGGTATCGCTTCTGCGCAGCCATGCGCCCCCGGCTGGGACGCGGCATTTGCCGAGAAGGGCGCCGACAGAAAGGTGTGGGCGTTCCTGGAGTTTGATGACGGGTCGGGCCCGGCTCTCTACGCCGGAGGTGATTTCACCACGATCGGCGGCGAGCTCGCCTCGGGACTGGCCAAGTGGGATGGTCATCGTTGGACCGAAGTTGGCGACGGCGTGAGCTTCGACGGTTCGCCCGGGCAGGTGCGCAGCCTGGCCACATGGGACGATGGAAGCGGGCCGGCGATCTACGTCGGAGGATGGTTCGACCACGCCGGAGGCGTCGCCGCGAACCATGTGGCGAAGTGGGACGGCCGTGAATGGTCGGCACTTGGTGGCGGAACTGGCGGCTACGTCCAGTCTTTCGGTGTGTACGACGACGGACGCGGCGAAGCGCTCTATGCAGGAGGCTTTTTCCGAAGCGCCGGCGGCATCGCTGCAGAGCACATCGCGCGCTGGGACGGGCAGAGATGGGAAGCGCTGGGTGAAGGTCTGACGTTTGATGCCGTCGGAGTGCTGACGATGGCAGTCTTCGAGGATTCCCAAGGTCGCGGGCTGTTTGTCGGCGGCGGATTCACATACGCCGGCGCGGTTGCCGCACACTACTTCGCTCGATGGGATGGTCGTGAATGGTTATCGCCAGATGGCGATACACTGCGACGTCGGTCGGAGGGCCAGATCGGGCACGTCGATCAACTCGTCGTCTGGGATGACGGGAACGGGCCCGCGCTCTATGTCGCAGGTGAATTCCAGGATCAGGAGGGCAACGTCAGCCTGTTGCGCTGGGACGGAGCGTCGTTCACGGCTCTTCCCGGCATCGAGATTTCACCTGCATCGCACATCGCTGAATTGGTCACTCGTGTCGAAGACTCGCGAGAAGTTCTCTACGCCGGAAGTAACGGCACCATCGTGCTCCTCAACCCCAGGCGGGCAACTTGTGTTGCCCGCTTTGACGGTCGAGCGTGGCTTGCGCCCCTTTCCTTCCCTGTGCCGAACGTGTTTGCCCTGCAGTTCTTCAACGACGGGTTTGGCGAAGCCCTCTATGTCGGCGGCGATTTGCGCCTTATGCAGCCCGAGAGTACATTTATCCACAACATCACGCGCTGGAGCGCACCGCACATGGCGCTTCAGCACACGGCTCTTCGCGCCGGGCAGCCGGCGCGTTTCAGCACGACCTGCGCTACACCCGGCGGCCGGGTCTACTTCACCTACAGCACGACGGGCCTGGGTTCGTTCTTTGTGCCGCAATTGAATGTGACGCTTGATCTCGACGCGCCGCACCTGGCCGGCAGCGGGGTGGCCAACCAGGACGGCAGGGCGGAGCTGATCCGCAGGATTCCGCCTGATGCCTCCGGGCGAACCGTCTATCTCCAGGCCGCCGAGCAGGGGCGCAAGAGCGAGGTCGTCGAAGCGATGATTAAGTAGCGTCAGTTCGACTCCTCCCGTGCGACGCATCCAGGGTCCGCGACGCGCAACCCGGGCTCTGTTTCCGTTCTGGCAATTTGCCCTTGCAATCCGGCTCAGGATCTGTTAGACTGATGTGATAGCTCCACGAGCCGCGCGAGGTCGCAATGACCCGCCCGAAAGCCGCTTCGTGGCGCCGGCTTGCCCCCGCGAGTCTGATGAAATCTCTCACCGAATAGGAGGCTGGTATGGCGTTTCTGCTTCGGCCCATGGTGTTTTGTGCGGCAGCCTGCAGCCCACTCGTTGCACTTGTGCAACCCACATTCGCCCAATCGTGCGAGCCAGGTTGGGACGAATATTTCAAGGGGTCAGGTACAGTCGTCGAGGATTTGAAAGCGTTTGACGATGGAACCGGAGCGGCGCTTTATGTTGCAGGGCCATTCATTGAAATGCAAGGCCAGAGAGCATGGGGCCTCGCCAAGTGGGACGGGCACGAGTGGAGCGAAGTCGGAGGCGGACTTCAAAGGGATGAATTGCCGGGATTTGGATATGCGCTTTCGGTCTGGGATGACGGGCGCGGACCAGCGCTGTACGTCGGTGGGTCCTTTTCATCTGCTGGAGGAGTTGCCGCAAGCAACGTGGCCCGCTGGGATGGTCAGCATTGGGAGCCGCTGGGCGCCGGCACAAATGAGACTGTATTTTCTTTTGGCCAATTCGATGATGGACGTGGTCAAGCCCTCTACGTTGGTGGCCGGTTCGAACGTGCTGGCGACGTCGACGCGTTATCGATCGCGCGCTGGAATGGCGCGGAGTGGGAACCGCTTGAGAGCGGGCTTCCGAGCATCCCGCGTTGGCGGGGTGTGCGCACTATGACTGAATTTGATGATGGAACTGGTAATCGCCTGTACGTCGGGGGCGACTTCTACAGGAGCGATCCCGTCCGAACGCCTGGCGGCGGATTCCAGAAGGATCTTGCACGATGGGACGGGCGCGAATGGTCCAGCGTTCCCGGTGCTCCGCTGCGATCGCTGGGAGGTGGCTACGCGACCCATGTCGATCAATTGCTTGTGCACGACGATGGATTCGGCAAGGCTCTGTTCGTCACCGGGGGGTTTCTCACGCCGCTTGGCTCTCAGTGGGCAACCGGCTTCCTGCGATGGGATGGGATCAATTGGACCGTGCCTGGGGGTGGGTTCGTCCAAAGCTACTCGCACCCCGACGCAATGGCCGTATTTGACAGTGGGAGTGGACCAGAGCTCTGGATTGGCGGCGGTAGTATCGGATTGATGAAATCGCGAGAATACGGCTACGTGTTCCGGTGGAATGGTCTGGAGCTGACGCGAGTCAAGCCGTACCCCAGAGTTCAGTGGGTTAACGTGCTGTTGCCTTTCAATGACGGCTACGGGCTGGCGCTTTACCTGGGAGATGAGTACTCGGCAGTTCAGCGCTGGGCCGTGCCGCATATGACGGTGCAGCACACGCCCCTTCGCGCCGGGCAGCCGGCGCGTTTCAGCACGACCTGTGCCACACCCGGCGGCCGGGTCTACTTCACCTACAGCACGACGGGTCTGGGCTCGTTCTTTGTGCCGCAACTGAATGTGACGCTTGATCTCGATGCGCCGCACCTGGCCGGCAGCGGGGTGGCCAACCAGGACGGCAAGGCGGAGCTGATCCGCAGGATTCCGCCTGATGCGGCCGGGCGAACCGTCCATCTCCAGGCCGCCGAGCAGGGGCGCAAGAGTGAAGTGGTTGAAGCGGTCATTGAATAGCAGTGGCCGGGACGCTGGATCGGCTTCTGGGTTAATTTTTGCCAACTTCCCGGATTTTGCTTGCAATCCCGGCGGGCTGCAGGTTATTCTGAACGCAGCCATTCGATTGCGCAGATTCGGGCACGCACAGGCCCGGGCGCAGCCGGATGAAGTGCACCGGGAAATTGCCCGCTCCGCCCGCGAGGCAGGGCCGCGCGAACATCCTGCAAATAAGGAGGTTGCCATGGCTTCCGTTCGACATGTTGCGCCAATGGCGATGGCCGCTCTTGTCGTGTTTGCTTACCGTCGCGTCAGCCGAGTCGCGCGCCCGGTTGCGTTGCGACGTTTCCTGGACAGGCGGTGCCGACAGGACCGTGTCAGCGCGGCTGATCCGCAGGATTCCGCCAGATGCGGCCGGCCGGACCGTCTATCTCCAGGCCGCCGAGCAGGGGCGCAAGAGCGAAGTGGTTGAAGCGATGATCGAGTAGCGTCAGCGCGACTCCCCCCCGCGCGGCGCACCTAGCCCCGGGTCTCCGGGCCCGGGGCTCCCTCTTCAGATGGCGGCAATGCACCGGCGCGAAGTCGCCCATCTTAACAAAAGGTGCCAGGTACCTTTTTTATGGCCGGGCGGCGTCGACCGTGTTGCGCAGCAGCATGGCAACCGTCACCGGGCCCACGCCGCCGGGGACGGGTGAGATCCAGCCCGCCACGTTGCGCACCTCGTCGAACGCCACGTCGCCGACGACGCGCTTCTTACCGGTGGCCGGATCGAGCTGCCGGTTGATGCCGACATCCACGACCACCGCGCCGGGCTTGACCATGTCTGCGGTGATGAGCGCCGCTTTGCCGGCGGCGGCGACGAGCACATCCGCCTGCCGCGTCATGGCCGCCAGATCTTGCGTGTACTTGTTGCAACTGTGCACCGTCGCCTCGCGCTGCATCATCAGGATGGCGACGGGTTTACCGACGATGTTGCTCGCGCCAACGCAGACCACTTCGCTGCCGCGCAGTTCGACGCCCGTCGATTCGACCATCTTCATCACCGCCAGGGCGGTGCAGGGCACGAGCGACGAGCGGTCGTAGACGACGTTGCCGATGTTGGCGGGGTTGACGCCCTCGACGTCCTTGGCCGGGTCGATGAGCGACTGGACGCGATAGGGGTCGATGCCCTCGGGAAGGGGCATGTGCACCATGATGGCCGTCACGCGTTCATCGGTGCTGAGCAGCAGCACGCGGCCGGCGATGTCCTCGTAGGTGGCGGTGTGCGGCAGGACGTGCAAGCGATATTCGATTCCCAGTTCAGCGCAGCCGGCTTTCTGGTTTTCGGCGTAGATGCGGCCGCTGCTCTTGACGCCCGGCTCGCCATCGACGAGCACGGCGTCGAGCGAGACGGCTCGGCCACGGGCAATCGACTGCTCGACATCGCGCCGGATTTCGGCGCGGAACCGGTCCGCCAGAGCCCGCCCGTCGATGATTTGTGCGCCGCCAGAGCCGCTCATCGCCGACATGATAGCGGGAGGTCTACACTGCGCACATGCCGACCGTCTACCTGAACGGCCAGTTCATTTCACCCGACGAAGCGCGCATCAGCGTCTTCGATCGGGGCTTTCTGTTTGGCGACGCGGTCTACGAGGTCATCCGCTACTTCAACGGCCGGCCCTACGCCATGGACCTGCACGTCCAGCGCCTGCAGCGCACCTTGCGCGAGGTCCGCTTCGGGCATTTCGAGGCTGCGGAGATCGTGCGCCTCGGCGAAGAACTGCTGGCCCGCAACGACCTGCGCGACGCGTGCGTCTACTGGCAGATCACGCGCGGCACCGGCCAGGGTCGCTCGCACTTGCCGCCGGCGGACCTGCGGCCGACCGTGTTCGGCTGCGTCGATCGCACGCCGCCGCTTTCAGAATGTGCGACGCCGGCGGAGACGACCGCAGCGCTGCATGAGGACTGGCGCTGGGCCCGCTGCGACATCAAATCGACGAATCTGCTGCCCAACATCCTCGGCAAGATTGCCGCGACCGACGCCGGGGCGCAGGAGGTCATCTTTCATCGCGGCGGCCGGGTCAGCGAGGGCGGCTCGACGACGGTGCTCATCGCGCGCGGCGGTCAACTCATCACGCCGCCGATTGATGACCCCGACCTGAGCATCCTGCACGGCGTGACCCGGCGCGCCATCGCCGCGCTGCCGAACGTGAACCTGATCGAGCGGCCGCTGACGGTTGAGGAACTGCGCCGCGCCGACGAAATCATCCTCGCAGGGACGCGCACGCTGCTGGCGGCGGTGGTGAGCCTCGACGGGCGGAAGGTCGGTGACGGCCGCGCCGGCCCGGCCGTCGGCAGGCTGCTGACCGCCTTTGTCGGATCGATTCGCGCCGCCACGCACTGATCGCCTGATCAGACGCGATTTCACGCTGAGCGTGCCGCCGGGCGCGATCCGCTGCGGGATCGCTGTATCCGTTCACGAATGAGCGTGAGCAGTGCGGTTCGGTCGATGGGTTTGGTGGTGTAATCATCGCAGCCTGCGGCGAGGCATTTCTCGCGGTCGCCGAGCATGGCGTGCGCGGTGATCGCCACGATGGACCCCGTGTAGCCGCTCGAGCGCAGGAAGCGGGTCGCGTCGTAGCCATCCAGTTCGGGCATCTGCATGTCCATGAGTACGACGTCGAACGGGGCCACATCGAGCGCTGCGAGCGCCTGCTCGACCGCGGCGCGCCCGTTGTCGGCGATGGTGACTGCGGCGCCCGCTTTGCGCAGATGGAAGCCGATGAGGCGCTGGTTGTCGGGGCCGTCTTCGGCGAGCAGAATGCGCGCCCCATCAAGGCGAACCGCCGGTTCGGCCGGCTCGGCGTGGTCCGGTTTCAGCGCGCACAGCTCGGTCGGCGGGAACGTGAGCCTCAGGTTGGTCAGCGGCCCGGTGCTGATGCGAACGGTGAAGGCGCTTCCTTCGCCGGGAGAGGAGCAGACGGTAATGTCGCCGCCGAGCATGCGAGCGAGGCGCCGAGAGATGGTCAGGCCCAGTCCGGTGCCGCCGAAGCGCCGGGCCATGGAGGTGTCGGCCTGCGAGAAGGACTCGAAGATGCGGGTCATCTGCTCTTGGCTCATGCCGATGCCCGTGTCCACGACCTCGACGCTCAGCGTGCCTTCATCGGCGTCATCGCGGCGCGCGAAGCGGGCGATGAGCCGCACGCCGCCGCTCTCAGTGAACTTCACGGCGTTGCCGGCCAGGTTGAGAAGGATCTGCCGCAGTCTTGTCGGATCCGAGTGAATGGTTTCAGGAATCTTCGTTGCGTACTCCACGCCGAACCGCAGTCCCTTTTCATCGGCGCGAAGGCGAAGTAGCGACTCGACGTCGGAAAGCACTTCACGCGGCGAGCAGGCGATCCGCTCGAGGGTCATGCAGTTGGCTTCGATCTTGGAAAGGTCGAGGATGTCGTTGATGAGTGCGGTGAGGTGCGCGCCGTTGCGACGAATGGTCTGGATGCACTGCAGGCGCTCCACGGCCGACTGCGTGGGGTCGAGAAGCAAGTCGGCAAAGCCCAGAATTGCCGTCATGGGCGTTCGGATTTCGTGGCTCATGTTGGCGAGGAATTCGCTCTTGGCGCGGTTGGCGGCTTCGGCCTCGAGCCGCGCCGCCTCCAGTTCGCACGACTTGATCGCGAGTTCAGCGCTGTGCTGCTCGATCTGCTCCTTGGTGGTGATGAGATCCACCAGCGAGCGGGCCAGATTGTCCTCGGCGACGCGCCGCTCGTGGATGTCGGTGATCGACCCGGCCATTCGCTCGGGCGAGCCGTCGGCGCTCCAGACGGCCTGCCCGCGCAACTGGAACCATCGCGCCTCGCCGCCGGCCGCAGTCATCCGGCACTCAACCGAGAGCGGCTCGCGCGTCGCGAGGTGGTGCTCAATCGCCTCGATGACCTGGGCGCGGTCGCTTTCCGCGACAAATTGCATGAGCGAAGTCATCGGCGCCGCGGAAGGCCAGGGCCCGGCGCCGAGGAGTTCGCGGAATCGATCGCTGCAGAAGACCTCGTCGTGGTGGATGTCCCAGTCCCAGATCCCGCTGTCGGCGCCGCGCACGACGAGGTCGTAGCGGCGTTCGCTGCGATAGAGGAACGCGGCCCGCTCGTTGGCCGTCTGCCAGAGCATCAGCGTCAGCGGCACGAGACCCGAGAAGAGCAGTCCCAGCGCCAGCGTCGAACCGGGCATGGGTGATTGCAGCAGCGCCAGCGTCCGCCTCGAAGGCAGCACGGTCGCCAGCCATTCGAACTGGAAGGCGCTGAACCGGCTCGTGTACTGGTACCGCTCGTCGCAGTCGTCCACCATCCGCTCGTAATGAATGTCCGAGTCCGCATCAGCGCGCAGCGCGATGTTGTAACCGGGAGCGATGTGCTGCGCTGTGAGCGTGCGCTGCAGGAGCCTTGAGCCGCTGAAGATGCCCACGATGCGCCGGCCTTCCTGCGCCAGAGGCGCAGGCGGCAGTACGGCAATGATCTCCTCGCCCTGCACCGTCAGCGACACGAAGCGCGAAGGCAAGAGCATTCGCGGCGGCGTCGCATCGGCCGGCAGCCAGACAATCCCCTCATCGGTCACTCGAGCGAGGACGCGACCTGCGTCGTCGATCCACTCTGCGGCTTTGAGAATCGGTTGATCGGCGATCAGCCGCTGGGCTCGCGCCATGCCTGAGGCGCTCCGGGCTTCTTCGTCAGACAGGTGGTCGGCGAGGTGCCGGAGCAGTTCGACCTGGTGCTCGACTTCGATCTGAAACGCGCTTTCGATCGCAGCCGCCTGGGCCGCGGTGATCTGCCTGATGTGCTGATCGTCCGACGCCTCGGCGGCCTGCCAGGCGACGACGGTGGTCATGGCCAGCGCGACGCCCACCACCGCCGGCGCCCATTGCGGAAGTACGACCGTGCGCGGATTGGAGTGGCCCCACACCAGGGCGATAAGCGCCGCCCCCAGACAGCCGAACATGATGAGCGAACCCGTCGAAATCTCGCCGAGGTGCTCCCAGCCGACGGCCAGTTGCAGGTCGATGAGCTTGGCCACCGCCGGCAACCCGACCAGTCCAATGAGAATGGCGCCCAGCACCGCCGTCGCGCCGTCCGGCCGCGCCTCGCTCCGCCGGTTTGCCTGAATCAGCAGCGCCGTGCCGGCCAGCGTGAGGCATGCCCCGCTGAGCACCGACAGGCGCACGACCCGCTCCGACGACGATGAATGGCGAAACGGCAGATTGGCCAGCCAAAGGTGAGCCTCGGCGAACACATCAACTCGTCCCAACAGGAGCAGCACGCCAAGTACGGCGGTCGCAGCGCCGACGATGAGCGTGCCCACCCGCTTGCGCCTCGCCGCCAGGCACACGCCGACTGCGGCCAGCGCTCCGCCCAGCGCCGTGGTCCACGGCGTCGGATCGCTGTTGGGCACGAGCCTGATCAGTTCGACGCGGTCCGTAACCGTGCCGAAGGCAATCAGAGCGCTGACACACAGCACCGCAGCGCATGCGAAGTTCATGACGAGCCGGCCGGGCGGGGGTGCGGCGTCAGGAAGCCCAGCGCACTCATCGACCGCAGGAGTTTGACTCTGCTCGAGGGACATGTCTCGAACCCGTCACGGGTGATTGCCACGCGGGCGGCTGGAGAGAACTCCCGCCGCCTCTCTGGGTCGCTTTCCGTCACCCATTCCGGAGGGACCCCTGTCTGTGCATCGGTTGCCCGGCGGGGCTTCTTTATCGCCCACACAGGCGGGTGATCGGCTGACGGACATTGCCCGTTGCCCGCCTACCCTTACCCACATGGTGAGTGAGTTATCGATCCTTCTCGTGAGCGTGGGCAACACGCGCACCGCCGTCGGTCAGGCCGAGGGACAGCGACTGCAGGGCGTGCAGCGGCTTTCCAACGATGATCCGGTCCGGATCATGGAGGCGCTGCGGGCGATGGCGGCGGACGGGCCGGACGAGCCGCTGGTACTCGTCGCGTCGGTCAACCAGCGCGTTTCGCGCCCGCTCATCGCGCAGATCGAATCGCAAATCGGAGCCCGTGTGATGCGTCTGGGCGATGATCTTCCGATTCCCATCGGCACATGCATCGACCCGGACGCTCGGCCGGGCCAGGACCGCCTGCTCAATGCGGCGGCGGCGTTTGACCGCTTCCGGCAGGCGTGCGTGGTGATCGACGCGGGCACGGCCGTGACGGTGGACTTCGTCGATGGCGAAGGCACGTTCCACGGCGGGGCGATCGCGCCCGGCGCGCAGATGCAACTCAACGCAATGCACTCTGGCACCGACGCGCTGCCCCAACTTGAGATGCGCGCTCCGGAGCCCGAGCCCTTTGGCGCCAACACGACGCAGGCGATGCTGCACGGGGTGTACTACGGCATTCGCGGCATGGTCCGCCACATCGCTGAGCGCTACGCCGAAGCGTACGGGGCCTATCCGGCGATCATTGCCACCGGCGGCGATGCACATCTCCTGTTCGATGAGGATGAACTCGTCGAGCACATCGTGGATGATCTGACGCTGCACGGGATGATCGCCGCCCACAAGCTCGCGTCTGAAGTGTTCGGCAGCCGCGAAGAGTGATCGTAGTGGCAGTGGGGCCGCCATCCGGAGCCGTCTTTCGACTCGCGACACCGCGCGGCCCGGGACCTGTGGCCATTTTTGAACTCGCCGCCGCGCCCGGAGTGAATCTTGAAGCAGCGCTCGGTCTGGCGCCGCGCCCGGCGGGCGTCGTGCGGCTCGAGCGTCTCGCCGACATCGATACCGCGCTGGTCGTGCGCTTGAGCGATTCACTGCTTTGGCTGATGCCGCACGGCGGAACCCGCATCGCACAGCGCGTTGCGCAGTGGCTTGCGTCGCTGGGTTTGCAGGCGCAGAGAGATCCCGATCCTCAAACGGCGTGGCCCGAAGCCAAGTCGCACGATGAAGCGCTGGCGCTGGACGCGCTGGGCCGCGCGGCAAGCCCGCTGGCGGTCGATCTGCTGCTCGACCAGCGCCGGCGCTGGCAGGAGCATCGACTGCACCCTCGTGAGACGCTGCAGGAAGTCAGGCGCCGTTCGCGCCGCTTGAATCGGCTGCTGGCGCCGCCGCTCGTGGTCGTCGTCGGCCGGCCAAACGTCGGCAAGAGTACGCTGACCAACG includes:
- a CDS encoding peptidylprolyl isomerase; protein product: MILALAVSVALSATPLTPERLYYQIDRAMPIAVEAGESRELALLKPDNTLITRVNVPNDATAVDLNILIPDLYSNTEVCYLQLLERGEPTGAALLLEPLVERPKPVLRYGERGPVVDNWMRPSPDQLSMAGFRVSVERDVVLHTTMGNIRMVMRPDMAPNSAWNFTSLVDGGFYTHIPFHRIIGNTPSGKGFVIQAGDPTGTGTGGPGYSIDLEPSTLPHDLGVISMAREGGNVDTGGSQFFICLSREMTARLDGQYTSFGQTIEGLDVVGKLGAVPTGAEDRPLTMPYIETAELVPASPRSPGVKPSWMAQKAESKPEPPPANPQR
- a CDS encoding bifunctional 5,10-methylenetetrahydrofolate dehydrogenase/5,10-methenyltetrahydrofolate cyclohydrolase, whose amino-acid sequence is MSGSGGAQIIDGRALADRFRAEIRRDVEQSIARGRAVSLDAVLVDGEPGVKSSGRIYAENQKAGCAELGIEYRLHVLPHTATYEDIAGRVLLLSTDERVTAIMVHMPLPEGIDPYRVQSLIDPAKDVEGVNPANIGNVVYDRSSLVPCTALAVMKMVESTGVELRGSEVVCVGASNIVGKPVAILMMQREATVHSCNKYTQDLAAMTRQADVLVAAAGKAALITADMVKPGAVVVDVGINRQLDPATGKKRVVGDVAFDEVRNVAGWISPVPGGVGPVTVAMLLRNTVDAARP
- a CDS encoding aminotransferase class IV, encoding MPTVYLNGQFISPDEARISVFDRGFLFGDAVYEVIRYFNGRPYAMDLHVQRLQRTLREVRFGHFEAAEIVRLGEELLARNDLRDACVYWQITRGTGQGRSHLPPADLRPTVFGCVDRTPPLSECATPAETTAALHEDWRWARCDIKSTNLLPNILGKIAATDAGAQEVIFHRGGRVSEGGSTTVLIARGGQLITPPIDDPDLSILHGVTRRAIAALPNVNLIERPLTVEELRRADEIILAGTRTLLAAVVSLDGRKVGDGRAGPAVGRLLTAFVGSIRAATH
- a CDS encoding response regulator translates to MSLEQSQTPAVDECAGLPDAAPPPGRLVMNFACAAVLCVSALIAFGTVTDRVELIRLVPNSDPTPWTTALGGALAAVGVCLAARRKRVGTLIVGAATAVLGVLLLLGRVDVFAEAHLWLANLPFRHSSSSERVVRLSVLSGACLTLAGTALLIQANRRSEARPDGATAVLGAILIGLVGLPAVAKLIDLQLAVGWEHLGEISTGSLIMFGCLGAALIALVWGHSNPRTVVLPQWAPAVVGVALAMTTVVAWQAAEASDDQHIRQITAAQAAAIESAFQIEVEHQVELLRHLADHLSDEEARSASGMARAQRLIADQPILKAAEWIDDAGRVLARVTDEGIVWLPADATPPRMLLPSRFVSLTVQGEEIIAVLPPAPLAQEGRRIVGIFSGSRLLQRTLTAQHIAPGYNIALRADADSDIHYERMVDDCDERYQYTSRFSAFQFEWLATVLPSRRTLALLQSPMPGSTLALGLLFSGLVPLTLMLWQTANERAAFLYRSERRYDLVVRGADSGIWDWDIHHDEVFCSDRFRELLGAGPWPSAAPMTSLMQFVAESDRAQVIEAIEHHLATREPLSVECRMTAAGGEARWFQLRGQAVWSADGSPERMAGSITDIHERRVAEDNLARSLVDLITTKEQIEQHSAELAIKSCELEAARLEAEAANRAKSEFLANMSHEIRTPMTAILGFADLLLDPTQSAVERLQCIQTIRRNGAHLTALINDILDLSKIEANCMTLERIACSPREVLSDVESLLRLRADEKGLRFGVEYATKIPETIHSDPTRLRQILLNLAGNAVKFTESGGVRLIARFARRDDADEGTLSVEVVDTGIGMSQEQMTRIFESFSQADTSMARRFGGTGLGLTISRRLARMLGGDITVCSSPGEGSAFTVRISTGPLTNLRLTFPPTELCALKPDHAEPAEPAVRLDGARILLAEDGPDNQRLIGFHLRKAGAAVTIADNGRAAVEQALAALDVAPFDVVLMDMQMPELDGYDATRFLRSSGYTGSIVAITAHAMLGDREKCLAAGCDDYTTKPIDRTALLTLIRERIQRSRSGSRPAARSA
- a CDS encoding type III pantothenate kinase, whose translation is MSVGNTRTAVGQAEGQRLQGVQRLSNDDPVRIMEALRAMAADGPDEPLVLVASVNQRVSRPLIAQIESQIGARVMRLGDDLPIPIGTCIDPDARPGQDRLLNAAAAFDRFRQACVVIDAGTAVTVDFVDGEGTFHGGAIAPGAQMQLNAMHSGTDALPQLEMRAPEPEPFGANTTQAMLHGVYYGIRGMVRHIAERYAEAYGAYPAIIATGGDAHLLFDEDELVEHIVDDLTLHGMIAAHKLASEVFGSREE
- a CDS encoding GTP-binding protein; translated protein: MAIFELAAAPGVNLEAALGLAPRPAGVVRLERLADIDTALVVRLSDSLLWLMPHGGTRIAQRVAQWLASLGLQAQRDPDPQTAWPEAKSHDEALALDALGRAASPLAVDLLLDQRRRWQEHRLHPRETLQEVRRRSRRLNRLLAPPLVVVVGRPNVGKSTLTNALLGREAAITSDARGTTRDYVMTQLDLAGLVVRWCDTPGRRDTADHIEREAIEIAAELIESADCLISVAAPGIDWPELSRSEDIRVQLKADLPGRVSADALLRISARQGTGLGELVAKVRDFLVPPADLAHPGPWLFDERLVSG